Genomic segment of Candidatus Flexicrinis affinis:
AACGACGCCGAGTGCGAAACCACCAACGGCACCCAACAGCATGTTCGCAGTTGTGCGCGGCCGGTACAGCGTGTAGCGCGGGAAATCCTGCGGCGTGGCGATGATCCGTTCGTTGATCGGCAGTTCGTCGTTCTGCCGGTTGCGGACATCGATCAGCTTCAAGCCCCACGCATAGGCGACCGTGTTCGCCCAGTCGCCGCTCGCGTCGTTGACTTCGATCCGGATCAGCGATTGATCGGGAATGGCCGAAATCTCGGTGCCAGCCTTGAGCGCCTCGGCGCTGATGCCCATGCCGAGCTCCTCGACGATTTCGCCGGCGATGTCCGTGCTGCTGAGATAGACGACGTACGAGCGCAGAAGGGCCGCATTCGCCGCACTGATCCCCTGACCGGATTGCGCCGGCTCGAAGATGACCTGCATGCTCGAGCGATAAACGGGGTCTTGGCGCGCGCTATAGAGCAGCATCGCGCCCGCGCCGAGCGCCGCACAGAGTACGACGATCCAACCGCGTTGTACGACGATCCGCCCGTATTCGAGCAGGCTCAATGCGCGCTAGCCCTCATCCACCGCCAAACGCTGTCATTCTACCCGTGCCAGCGGATTGCGGTAGGGTTAGCCTGACGTGTTGGCGCAGCGTGGGTCAGGCGTCCTGAGTCTCGTGCTGTCTAAGGAACGCGATCGCTTCGTCGTACGTCTTGAACCAGAGGATGTTGTTGCGCCGCGTGATGGCCGACAAGGTGCGTCCGATCGTTTGTGCCAGCGGTGTCGAACCGACGACGAGCCACTTGTCGAGCTTGTGATGCTGGAACACGCCGTCGAGTGCGCCGCGCAGGGTGTCCGTCAGCGGGAATGTGGGGCGTTCGCGCAGATCGACGAGAATGCAGAGCGGCTGGGGGGTTTGGTTGAGCAAGTCGAGCAGCACTTTGAATGCGGGAATGACGTCTTCGCGCTTGACTGCCGCCGCCCACCAAAGTTCTGCGGCAGGCAGGCCTTCCATCATCGTTGCGGTAACCGTACTCATGTAGGCATCCTCTAGAACAGCTTGCCTTTACGATACTCCCGCCTTCGTGTGATTCGCATTGAGTTTGCACAATGCGGCGAGAATTCATCTTTACGAGGCGTTGACAATCCGGTGTACACTAGAGACATGAGCGAGGTTATTGCCACCAACGAACGTAAGTCACGTTCCGACGCATTGCGCAATCACGAGTTGATTCTGTGCACCGCGCGCCGCCTGTTCGACGCGGATGGTGTCGGCAACGTCACAATGTCGGCCATTGCCGAGGCCGCCCAGATCGGCAAGGGAACGCTGTACCGCCACTTCCCCGATAAGTCGGAACTCCTGTTTGCTTTGATCGAGCATGAGTCGCAGTCGCTCGATGCGGCTGTGACCGAGCGCATCCAGAGCGGTGCGTCGTCAATCGACATGCTGCACTGGTTTGTCGATCAGGCGCTCGACTACGCGCTGCGCAACAACAGCCTCTTGTGCGAGGCCACGAATCACGCGGCGGGGGCCAGCCTAGGCCACCATTCGCGGGTATGGTGGCGCGACGTATTCTCGCGGCTTTTCGCTGCCGCTGGCGTCGCGCCTGATGAGGCATCGTACGCCGCGGATACGGTCTACATGATGCTCGATGCACACACCCTGTATTTCCAGCTCAATCAACTGGGGTACGACGTGGCCAGCATTCGCCGCAACCTGCACACCCTCATCAACCGCATCCGCGCGTCGTAACTCCGTGAGAATTCAATAAGCGGACACCGGTCCGTTTCCTAAGGAGCCTCTAACGCCCTTTTGCGCTGCCTGTGTGCTATTCTTTGTGGCGTAGCGGACTGTAGTCCGTTTATACATCACACGTACCCACAGGAGCATCAATCATGGCTGTTTGGCAGTTCGATCAGACCCATACCTACGCCGCCTTCACCGCCCGCCACATGATGGTCACCAACGTGCGCGGCCAATTCCAGAAGGTCGACGGTGTGCTGATCTATGATCCCGAGAACCCCAACGCGTCGACGGTAGAGGCGATCATCCACGTCAAGTCGATGGCCAGCACCGGCGTAGAGCAGCGCGACAATCACCTGCTCAGCCCGGACTTTCTGGATGCGGAGAAGTACCCGACGATCACGTTCAAGAGCACGAGCGTGAATGTCGATGGCGACGAGGGCACCGTGACCGGCGACCTGACGATCCGCGATGTGACGCGCAGCGTGACGCTGAAGGTCGAGAAGGCCGGCCAGCTCACCAATCCGTGGGGTCAGACGGTCGCAGGATTTTCGGCTAGTACAAAGATCAACCGTGAAGATTTCGGCCTGACGTGGAATATGGCACTTGAGGCCGGCGGCTGGCTCGTCGGCAAGGACGTCAAGATCGAGATTGAGGCCGAGCTGATCCTTGTGACCGAACCCGCTCCCGAAAGCGCGACGAACAGCTAGCACCTCATTTCTCCTGTCAAACACAACGCCCCGATCGCATCGCAGTCGGGGCGTTGTTTGTTCGCGGCACTGGCCGAATCAGACACGTTCGATCAATGTCACCAGCGCCGCGGACGAGTTAACCGGCATGGCGGCGGCCTCGCGGTCGATTCGTTTGATCAGGCCGCACAACACGTCTTTCGGCCCGAACTCGTAGAACTGCGTGATGCCCGCCGCGCGCATGACTTGTACCGACTCGGTCCAGCGCACAGACTGCGTGAGCTGTTGTCCGAGCTCGACCCGCACGGCCTCGGCGCTTTCGAGCCGCTCAGCAGTGACGTTGGCGATTATTGGAGTTGTTGGGGCCGCGAAGGGTGTCTCACCGACCGCCGCATTGAAGGCTTTGGATGCCGATTGCATCAGCGGGCTGTGCGCGGCGATGCTTACCGCGAGCTTTATGGCGCGCTTGGCTCCGGCGTCCTTTGCCAGCGTCATACCGAGTTCAAGCGCCGCATCGTCACCGGAGATGACGACCTGCCCGGGACAGTTGTCGTTTGCCAGCACCAGCGGCCGGCCCGCCTGCTCTGACGCCTGCGCGCACACCGACCGCACGACATCGGCATCGAGGCCGAGGATGGCGGCCATTGCACCGGGCTGCTGACGGCCAGCTTCCGCCATCAAGCGTCCACGTTCGCGGACCAAACGCACGCCGTCCGCAAACGCCAGCGATCCGGCGGCGGTCAGCGCGGTCAACTCGCCGAGGCTGTGACCGGCGACCAGCGCAGGAGCCGCATCGGGCCGCGCCTGCTGTAACGCGCGCAGCAGCGCGACACCCATCACGTACAACGCAGGCTGTGTATTGATCGTGTCGTTCAGCGCGTCTTCTGGGCCGTTGGCGCACAACGCGGCGAGATCGAAGCCGAGGATCTCCGAAGCCTCCTCGAAGGTCACGCGCGCAGCCGGGTAGGCCGCGATCACGTCCGCGCCCATGCCGACGGCCTGCGATCCTTGCCCGGGGAAAACAAACCCACTAGTGCTCCACACGGTCATTGTGCTGCTCCTCGCTTGAAGGTGGATGTTACTGGCATGTCTCAGTCATTTGTACCGCATCGGTATGCGGCTTGACGGTCACGACAATCGCTTCGTCCGGATAGAACGCACCCAGCAGGCCTTCCATGACCGTAATCGCCTGCGCCTGCGCATCGTCGAGGATACCCTGTTCGAGTGACTGATTTCGGAAATAGCGCACGGCAAAGCGGCGAGCCTGTACGTCGAAGTCCGGCGCAGGCGCGGCGAACAATCCCGTCTCGCGCGAGGCCACATAGGACTCCGATTCGTTCAAGAAGCAGTCGAAAAGCTCAGGTGGCGGCAGCGTAATACTGATCTGCTCGTTGGTTACGACCACGTCATCGTCGGAAAGCTTGCTTACGTCGATGCCGGCGGTGATGTTGCCGACTGCGACCAACACCAACTGATCGCGGTACAACCCGGCCAGCAAGGGCGGAAGGTCGCGTTCGGTGGTGATAATGCTGGAGTACGTGTAGCGCACGGTCGTCAGCTCGCTCACAAGGCGGATGCGCTCAAGCACGGTCGTCATGGTGATCGTCGGCGGCTTGTTCGGGTTGATGATAAAGTCCAGAATACCGAAGCGCACCAGGAACAACGCGAAGAAGAACATCAGGACGAGCAGCAGCACGCTGATGATCGTCCGCCGGCACCCGCCGAACGGGCCTGCACGCGGTGCTACAACTACGATCTTCTCTTTGTCTGCCACGCCTCACATCCTCGTCTAACACGCATTCGCTATGATACATGGTGAGCGCCAAACCGCCATGTCGGTGGCGGCGCATCGTACCTGAATACAGTACGCAGCGCGGGGCTGCAAAGGTTCACGATGAGTCATCCTGCAATAGTCGCCGTATTCGACGGCCACTGCGTGATCTGCCAGACGACGCGCCGAATCGTCGAAGCGCTCGACTGGTTCAACCGCATTGAGTTCCTCGACTTGCACAATCACGAGCAGGTTCGGGCGCGCTTCCCGCAGATCGACCACGCCGAAGCGATGGGCGAGATTCACGTCATTGCAGATCAAAACACCTATCGCGGCTATCGGGGTACGCGCCGGATGATGCGCGCCGTGCCGCTCGGCCTGCCGCTGTGGGTCGTGATGCGCCTGCCAATCATCGGCGATTGGGTCGGTCCGGCGCTGTATCGCTTCATCGCGCGCCGGCGCTACGCGATCAACCGGTTGTTTGGCGTCGACCTCAGCGAAGGCGACTGTGCCGACGACGTCTGCAAGATTCCCGGGCGCGAGGCGCAGAAGTGAGGAATCGTGCCGACAACGTCCGCAGTTGGACGATCGAAGAACTGATCCTGATCCTGATGCGCCAGTTCAAACGCCTCTTGGCCGAACGCGGCGCAGACCTGAACGATGCCCAGATGCGCGACTTGGCGCAGGCCGTCGCCGACAATCGCGGAGGCTCGACCGACGACACGCTCTCAACCATTCGCAATGCGTTGAACCGGGTGACAGCCGAGAGCGAGGCACTGCTCGCCGGTTGGGGGCTGACCTATACGGAGTCGCTGAAGACGTCGATGGAAGACATGCCGGGCTGGGATACCACGGCCGACTTTCTAAGCCTCGCAAACGAAAAGGTGAATGCCGAATTGCGCATTTCCGCAGGCTCGGCCCTGCGCCTACTATTGGGCGAAAGCGAGGCGCTGCGCAACGTATTGACCACGGCCACGCACGGCGCAGGCGATCCCGAAGATGTCGACGCCGTTATCGCGCTGCGCGCGATGGCTCACTTCTTCGGTGCGGATGCGACCGACTCGAAGGGCGTCCTCGAGGCTTCCGAAGCATGGCTTACCGCTAACGGCAGGTGACCGTGGGCTGTTGCGCGCGCGCCTGAACGCGCTCGAACTCCGCGACAAACTGCGCCGCCAGATCGGCATCAGCAATCAGGACGATGTTCTCGTCGTTGGTATCGGCGGCGCTGTTCGAGAAATTGAACGAGCCGAACACGACGATCTCATCGTCGATGATGAACACCTTGTGGTGCAAACGGTAGGGGTTGCCGTCGATCCGAATGTCCAGCCCGGCGCAGCGCAGCGGGGTCATTTGTGAGAACGATGTGTCCGCGCCGATGGTTTCGAATACACCCTCGACCTCTACGCCGTCCTCTGCGCGTTCGAGGATCGCGTCGCTCAGTTCTTCGAGCGTAAACGAAAACGCCATGAACTTGATCGACGACTCGGCGGCACTCAGCGTTTCAACAAGTACCGGGACGATGTCTGCCTCGGGTGCAAACAGCACCTGAACCGACGTGTCGTCGGCGATGAACGCCGCGTCGATGACCTGCGAGCGCTTGCGGCTGAATTCCCGATCGATGTACATCTCCTCGAACTCGGCTGTATAGGCCTCGGCGGCGCGGCGAAGCCGGAGCGCAACCATGTGATTATTGTTGCGATAGATGCCGTTCTGAGTGTAGTTCATCGAGCCTGTCCAGACCGTCGAGCCGTCGAGGATCATGAACTTGTTGTGCATCAGGCTTGATTTCTGATCGTACACAATCGGAATACCGGCATTGACCAGCGCATCGATCGTAGTATTGGAGTCCTCGATGGTATGTTCATTGTCCGAGACCATCCGCACGCGCACGCCGCGATTGTGCGCGGCGATGACAGCTTCGGTCAGGGCCGGGCTGTTCCATTCGAACGCCGCAATGTCCAGCGTTGCCTGAACTTGACCGATCGCAGCGACCAGCGGCATCTCCGCGCCGTTGTTGTAGTCAGCCGCATCGCGCGACACAGGCGCGGCGTTGAAGTACACCTGCCAGAAGTCTTTGCGCGCGCCGAACCCCTTCTGAACATTGAGTACTTCGAGCGTTTCCGGGCCGGGGATGTCGGCGATGGCAGTCGGCGGGGGAGGCGTCCAAGTCGGCGCACCTGTCAGCGTTCCAACGATGTCGACGCCGGTGAGCTGAGAGATAACGGCGGCGGCGACCAGCAGCACCAGCGTGAGCAGGCCGATCTGCGGGGTACGGGAGCTCGACTTCTGCTGGCGGGTGCGACGGGTCATGCACTACTCCTTGTCATCTGAGGTCTTGGCAGCCCGTGCATCCTCGAACGCACGGCGAAGCATATCGAACAGGTTGCGCGGCGACTGCGATTCGTCCGAGGCCGATTCGGGAGACATGTCCTGCACGTCGTGTGCGGCCAACTCGGGTTGATCGGAAGACGTCATAGGTTCCTCGACGGTTGGTGCAGGTGGCGCGATCTGTCCCTCGGGCTGAGGCGTTGGCTCACCTTGCGGTGTATATGCAGCTGCAGAGGGTTCGACGATCGCGTCTGCTGCTGGGACGGGCGGTTCCGGCTGAGCGTGCGGAGCGGCCTGAGCATCCATCGAGGCGGCGGAGGGTGCAGCGGCAAGTTGTGCCACCAACGTCGGTCCGTCGGTAGAACCAGATTGGATCAGCGCATCGACCGGCGTCGAAAGCGCGAGTTGCGATGCTAGCGAACGCAGTTGGTCTGCGCGTTGAGCGATTATCTCGGTGTCGCCCGCGGCGCTGGCGGCGACATAACGAGCCATCGACTTGAGTAAGCGGCGAAATGTAGTAAATGAATCCTCGCCATCGGCGCTCTGGGCATCGGCGCGGCTGAGCACGTCGGGAAGCTGGCTTTCTGCCCATTTGAGGAATGGGCCGGCCGTCTGGTCATCGAGATCCGCCGCAAGTGATTCGTCGGTATATAGGAGTTCAAGCGCGGTTTGGAGATCCATACGGCCCCCGTATAATTCCGGACTTCATGATACCACACGGGGAGGCTCAACACGCGTTGAGGAGGTGACATGACACGTATTGCAGTGCTGTCCGATATCCATGGGAATCTACCGGCGCTCCGCGCCGTCATGCACGACCTCGAGTCATTCACAATCGACCACGTTGTCGTCCCCGGCGATGTCATCAATTGGGGACCGTTCAACCGCGAGGTGATCGAGATCGTGCTCGACCGGCACTGGACGGTGATCCGAGGCAACAACGAGTACTACCTGCTCGACTACGACACCGACCGGCAGCCTGACCACTGGCGCACCTTTACGATGCCGCAGTGGCTCCATGGGCAGATGGAGCCGTACGTCGACATTATCGCCGGGTGGCCGGACACAATTCAGCTCCGCTACCGCGACGCTCCGCCGATCTATATGACGCATGGCTGGCCGGGCAACCCTTGGCGCGCTCCCCATCCGCTTGTTTCGCCTGAAGACGCCGAGCGTCAGCTCAGCAGCGTCGCCGAGACGTGGATGATTACGGCGCACAGTCACCTATGGCTCAATGACACGTTCGGCACGCGGCACATCTTCAACCCCGGCACGGTCGGCGTGCCGCTGGATCGCGACGTGCGTGCGAGCTACATGCTTCTGGAAGGCGACGATCGAGGCTGGCGCGCGACCTTCCGCCGCGTACCGTACGATGTCGACGCGGTCGTGCGCGAATTCGAGCGGCAGCAGTTCGTCGAACAGGTGGGGTCGGTCGGCCGTCTGGTCATCAAGGAGTTCGAGACGGCGCGGCTGTGGATGTACCCGTTTAATGCGTGGTACACGCTCCACCACCCCGGCACCAGTATGCGGCAGAGCGAGATCGACGCGGCCGTGGTCGACGCGTTCCTGCAGACCGACACCGACGATTTTGTGCCGCCAGAGTATAAGGCCTACAACCTGCGACCGTTCCCGTCCTAAGGCAAAAGGTGGAAACAATTCCGCGCTCGGTGCTACACTGGCCTATATTGGTCCGACAATCCACCGGCCGGTTTGACCCGCATGAAAGAAACCGACGCGATTATCGAGCGCATCAGCGCGATCAACAGCACGCATCAGCACCTCGAACTTGCCGTCGACGAGTCGCTCAAGTCGATCAAGGTCGGCCAGTATCTGATGGTGCGTGTGGGCGACCATTGGGATCCGTTCCTGCGGTCTGTCTGGTATCCGGTCGACATCATGCGCGACGGCAAGCTGGTCATCGAGCGCCCGCTGACCGAGACGTATGACGTCGGGCAGACCGTCAGCACGATTGGCCCTGCAGGCGATCACTTCCGATTCCGCAAGGGAATCCGCCACGTCCTCTTGATTGCGTACGACTGCCCGCCAACGCCGCTGATCATGGTGATGCCGTGGCTGATCCGCAATAACATCGCCGTGACACTGGTGCTGATCGGGTCGGCGATCGACTACGAGATCCACCACCTGCCGCCCGAGGTCGAGGTCATCGAGGGTGACACTGACCTGAACTGGCCGAATCAGGTAGTCACGGTGGGCGAGTCCGATCAGGTGTTTGTGTGCGCAGCACCGGACGATGAACGCTATCGCTTCT
This window contains:
- a CDS encoding STAS/SEC14 domain-containing protein, with the translated sequence MSTVTATMMEGLPAAELWWAAAVKREDVIPAFKVLLDLLNQTPQPLCILVDLRERPTFPLTDTLRGALDGVFQHHKLDKWLVVGSTPLAQTIGRTLSAITRRNNILWFKTYDEAIAFLRQHETQDA
- a CDS encoding helix-turn-helix transcriptional regulator is translated as MSEVIATNERKSRSDALRNHELILCTARRLFDADGVGNVTMSAIAEAAQIGKGTLYRHFPDKSELLFALIEHESQSLDAAVTERIQSGASSIDMLHWFVDQALDYALRNNSLLCEATNHAAGASLGHHSRVWWRDVFSRLFAAAGVAPDEASYAADTVYMMLDAHTLYFQLNQLGYDVASIRRNLHTLINRIRAS
- a CDS encoding polyisoprenoid-binding protein codes for the protein MAVWQFDQTHTYAAFTARHMMVTNVRGQFQKVDGVLIYDPENPNASTVEAIIHVKSMASTGVEQRDNHLLSPDFLDAEKYPTITFKSTSVNVDGDEGTVTGDLTIRDVTRSVTLKVEKAGQLTNPWGQTVAGFSASTKINREDFGLTWNMALEAGGWLVGKDVKIEIEAELILVTEPAPESATNS
- the fabD gene encoding ACP S-malonyltransferase, with protein sequence MTVWSTSGFVFPGQGSQAVGMGADVIAAYPAARVTFEEASEILGFDLAALCANGPEDALNDTINTQPALYVMGVALLRALQQARPDAAPALVAGHSLGELTALTAAGSLAFADGVRLVRERGRLMAEAGRQQPGAMAAILGLDADVVRSVCAQASEQAGRPLVLANDNCPGQVVISGDDAALELGMTLAKDAGAKRAIKLAVSIAAHSPLMQSASKAFNAAVGETPFAAPTTPIIANVTAERLESAEAVRVELGQQLTQSVRWTESVQVMRAAGITQFYEFGPKDVLCGLIKRIDREAAAMPVNSSAALVTLIERV
- a CDS encoding DUF4230 domain-containing protein, with product MADKEKIVVVAPRAGPFGGCRRTIISVLLLVLMFFFALFLVRFGILDFIINPNKPPTITMTTVLERIRLVSELTTVRYTYSSIITTERDLPPLLAGLYRDQLVLVAVGNITAGIDVSKLSDDDVVVTNEQISITLPPPELFDCFLNESESYVASRETGLFAAPAPDFDVQARRFAVRYFRNQSLEQGILDDAQAQAITVMEGLLGAFYPDEAIVVTVKPHTDAVQMTETCQ
- a CDS encoding DUF393 domain-containing protein; translation: MSHPAIVAVFDGHCVICQTTRRIVEALDWFNRIEFLDLHNHEQVRARFPQIDHAEAMGEIHVIADQNTYRGYRGTRRMMRAVPLGLPLWVVMRLPIIGDWVGPALYRFIARRRYAINRLFGVDLSEGDCADDVCKIPGREAQK
- a CDS encoding phospholipase, whose protein sequence is MTRRTRQQKSSSRTPQIGLLTLVLLVAAAVISQLTGVDIVGTLTGAPTWTPPPPTAIADIPGPETLEVLNVQKGFGARKDFWQVYFNAAPVSRDAADYNNGAEMPLVAAIGQVQATLDIAAFEWNSPALTEAVIAAHNRGVRVRMVSDNEHTIEDSNTTIDALVNAGIPIVYDQKSSLMHNKFMILDGSTVWTGSMNYTQNGIYRNNNHMVALRLRRAAEAYTAEFEEMYIDREFSRKRSQVIDAAFIADDTSVQVLFAPEADIVPVLVETLSAAESSIKFMAFSFTLEELSDAILERAEDGVEVEGVFETIGADTSFSQMTPLRCAGLDIRIDGNPYRLHHKVFIIDDEIVVFGSFNFSNSAADTNDENIVLIADADLAAQFVAEFERVQARAQQPTVTCR
- a CDS encoding metallophosphoesterase family protein, yielding MTRIAVLSDIHGNLPALRAVMHDLESFTIDHVVVPGDVINWGPFNREVIEIVLDRHWTVIRGNNEYYLLDYDTDRQPDHWRTFTMPQWLHGQMEPYVDIIAGWPDTIQLRYRDAPPIYMTHGWPGNPWRAPHPLVSPEDAERQLSSVAETWMITAHSHLWLNDTFGTRHIFNPGTVGVPLDRDVRASYMLLEGDDRGWRATFRRVPYDVDAVVREFERQQFVEQVGSVGRLVIKEFETARLWMYPFNAWYTLHHPGTSMRQSEIDAAVVDAFLQTDTDDFVPPEYKAYNLRPFPS